A segment of the Granulicella aggregans genome:
ATCCTCCAGAGGATGGTGGCTTCAAGTACAACCCGCCCAGCGGCGGCCCCGCCGACACCAACGCGACCAAATGGATCGAGAACCGCGCTAACGACTTGATCGCGGGCGGATTGAAAGACGTGAAGCGCATCCCCTACGCGCAGGCGCTCAAGGCGTCGACGACCAAGCGCCACGACTACATCACGGCCTACGTGAACGACCTCGCCAGCGTCATCGACTTCGATGTCCTTGCTGGTACTACGCTCAAGCTGGCCGTCGATCCCCTCGGCGGCGCGGGCGTCTTCTACTGGCCGCGCATCGCGGAGAAGTACAACCTGCCCTTTGAGGTGTTGAACAAGACGGTCGACCCGACCTTCCGCTTCATGACGCTCGACTGGGACAGCCGCATCCGCATGGACTGCTCCAGCCCCTACGCGATGGCCTCGATGATCGCCAACAAAGACAAGTTCGACGTAGCCTGGGCCTGCGACACCGACCACGACCGCCACGGCATCGTCACGAAGTCGACCGGCCTGCTGAACCCGAACCACTACCTCGCCGTCTGCATTCAGTACCTCTTCACCAACCGTCCCGGCTGGGGTGCGGAGACGGCCATCGGCAAGACTCTCGTCTCATCGAGCATCATCGATCGCGTTGCCAAGGGCATCGACCGCAAGATCCTCGAAGTCCCGGTCGGCTTCAAATGGTTCGTCGACGGTCTCATCGACGGGTCTCTGGGCTTCGTCGGCGAAGAGTCCGCCGGCGCGACCTTCCTGCGCAAGAACGGCGAAGTCTGGACGACGGACAAGGACGGCCTCATCCCCGGCCTGCTCGCCGCCGAGATGACCGCGAAGCTCGGCAAAGATCCCGGCCAGCTCTACGCGGAGCTCACCGCCAAGTACGGCGCTCCCGTCTACCAGCGCATCGACGCCGCCGCGACCAAGGAGCAGAAGGCGAAGCTTTCGAAGCTCTCGCCGGCGCAGGTCACCGCGAAGGAGCTAGCTGGCGAGCCGATCACCGCGATCCTCACTGAAGCTCCGGGTAATCACGCAGCCATCGGCGGCCTCAAGGTCACCACGGAGAACGGCTGGTTCGCCGCTCGTCCCTCAGGCACTGAGGATGTCTACAAGATCTACGCCGAGAGCTTCCACGGCGAGGACCACCTGAAGCGGATTCAGACTGAGGCGCAGGCGCTGGTGACCGCCGCCATCGCATAGCCTATCGACAATCCCTTTGTCGTCCTTCGCGAAGCGGAGGATCTGCTTTCAGCTCGCAGCTCCAAGAAAATCACGCTTGGAACCATCACCGTGACTGACACTGAGAACCATCATCCTGCGAGGAGCCGGCATTGTTTGTCGGACGGATTCAAAGAACCGCGAGGGGTGATGGGAGTGCCGGTGCTATTCGCAACTCTCCTCCGGTGCGGTTCAGACTTTTGGCAGAAAGGTTCAAGCAGTATAGGTACCGGAATCGGCATCGGGGTCCTTCGACTGCGCGCCTCGCGAAAGACTGCGAAGCGCTTCGCTCAGGATGACGGTTTTGAGTGGCGTGCGGAACGAAAACGATTCGTGCTTCGAACGAACGTCCCACTCGTTACGGTATAGCTGCGATGAGCGCCACCCGGCAAACGCTGACGCCCCGAAGAAGTCACAGAACGCTAGGGCCGCAACTCGACTAGCGAATAACCTTTTGGAAGCACGGCATTTTGCGGCATGATTACATCGTTGATAACAGGAATGCGAAGCTCGGCGGCCCGCTGGTCATCAGCTTCACTGAATCGAAGTACGACTGTAAAACTGAGCACACCAGCGATATCAGTCACCTTTTGCCCGCGATCATCCACCAACGACATGTCTGGGACGTCGAAGTTGTCGCCGTAGTCATGACCCCGAAGCTCAATACGCTGCTTGATCGCGGTATCCGTGCCGTACTGTAGCGTAGGAGTTTCGTGACCTCTCACGTAGCTTGCCCCGAAAGCAATAAAGCGCGAGTTCTGGCGAAGGTTGCCATTAATCGATAGCAATCCAACGTCTTCCGAAACGTCATTTGATGAAGCTGTGCCATTGGTGGTGTAAAGGTGATCCCCGTTTGTCAGGCTGAAGTATTCATGTACCCACATTGCGGAACAACAGGGCCAGCTAGTGGCTCGGTAGAGACCCATTGACGCAAGCGCTAAGCCCTCATTGCCTGCAGAAGTAAGTGACCATAGCGGCTCACCAAGCTTGCGCCCACGCATACGCCAGGCGCGAACTTTTAGCGATCCGCGAACACCCTCGGCCTCGAAGTTAATCTCGTTACGTTGCCTGATCTGTAGAAGCAGATCATCATAGCTCTGCGTGATCGGGTTAAATAGGTGCACATATTCGAAACTGCTGTTCGAAGTGATATGGACGATGCCGCCGTCGCGATGCTCAACAGTAGCCTGCGAAGGAGCAGTAGCAATAGGCTGTTGCGCTAGCACGGTACTCCCGACCAAAAATACGAATGTAAGAATGAGCCTCATCAGGTTCGCATTCTACGCAACTTCGGCAGCTAGGAGGTAGTAACCCAGATAAAACGCGCTTATCGCCACCTGTAGATTCGAGCCAGCTCCAGCAATCGCCCCTTCTGCTTTATCCTGAACCAGCACAATGAAACGAATCCTGACCGCCGTAGTCCTTATCGCCGTTGTCTTCGCCATCATCTTCTTTGGCCAGCTTTGGTTGATCACCCTCTTCGCCGCGCTCGTGGCTGAACTCGCCGCCTTCGAGTACCTCCAGCTTGCGAAACACTCCGGAGCGAAGATCCCGCTGTGGTGGATGACCGGGGCGACGGCGATGGTCTTCGTCGCCGGGTATGCGTGGCCCACCGACGCGCAACTCCCGCTCCTAAGCGCTCTCGCCCTGATCCTCTTTGCCGTGGTCGGCTTCCGGGCGCGGCTGGAGCGCGTTCTGTCTGACGCCGCCATCGGCCTATTCGGTCTCATCTACATCGCCTACTCGCTCGCGCTGATTCCGCCCATCTGGAACCGCGACGACGGCAAGCCGCTGCTGCTCTTCCTGATGATCTGCGTCTGGGCCGGTGACATTGCGGCGCTCTACATCGGCAAGAACTTCGGCAAGCGCAAGCTCGCTCCCCGGCTGAGCCCAGGCAAGACCTGGGAAGGTTCGATCGCTAGCCTCGCCGGTTCGATGATCGTTGCCGGCCTGCTCTTTTGGCTCGGCAGCGCGCTCTCCGACCGCGGCAATATGGTGCTCCACATCCAGGAGCCGTTCTGGCAGTTGATGCTGCTGGCCATTGTGATCAACGCCGCCGCCCAGCTTGGCGATCTGCTCGAATCCGCCATCAAGCGTGGAGCCGGGGTGAAAGATTCCGGGACGATGCTTCCCGGGCACGGCGGCATCCTCGACCGTATCGATGCGCTGCTGCTGGCCGCGCCCGTTCTCTGGTACGCGCTCCTTATCAAGGACTGGCTACATCTTGGGCGCTTCTAGTGTGCACGACCTGATGATTTGCGGAGATCGCACGACGCTTCATTCTGAACGAAGTGAAGAATCCCCGCATTCCTGTACGGGCCACTCAAGTTTCCGCGGCACTGCGGGCGAAATGCGGGGATTCTTCGGCTTCGCCTTCAGAATGACGGCACTGGACTATGTCGGGATAATATGACGGGCGAATCTGAGGCGAGCCTCTGGCTCTGGACCCCGGTTTTGATCCGATGCCACAAAAGAGTGAGATTTGAGCACTGATTTGCGCGAATCTGAGAAGATAGAGACTGTGAAGAAGAAGAAACTAGCCATTTTGGGGTCGACGGGTTCCATTGGGACCAGCACCCTATCCATCGTCGAAAGCTTCCCAAATCGCTACGAGGTGGAGGCTCTGGTCGCGGGTAGAAACCACGCGGCGATCCTGTCACAGTGTCTTCGCTGGCGTCCGAAGGTCGTCGCCGTGGCGACCGAAGAGTTGGCCGCAGAACTCTCCATCCAGCTTCGCGCCGCAGGCCTCGCCGAGACGCAGGTTCTCTGGGGAACGTCCGGCGCCACCTTCGCCGCCACGCTTCCCGATGTGGATTTCGTCGTCTCGGCGATCGTCGGTGTCGCTGGACTGGAGGCTACCTACGCGGCGGTCTGCGCCGGAAAGACCATCGGCCTGGCGAACAAAGAGTGCCTCGTCGCCGCCGGCGAACTCATCATCGCCGCCGCCCGCACCCACGGTGCCGCACTCATTCCCATCGACTCTGAACACAACGCCGTGCATCAGTGCATGCGCGGAGGCACGCACGCTGAAGTCCGGCAGATCTGGCTCACAGCCTCCGGCGGCCCGTTCCGCAGCACGCCCGCCGTCGACTTCGAGACGATTACACCCGCGCAGGCGCTCAAGCACCCGACGTGGGTGATGGGCCAGCGCATCACCATCGACTCCGCTACGATGATGAATAAGGGCTTCGAGGTCATCGAGGCCTGCCGCCTCTTCCAGCTTCCGCCGGAAAAAGTCCGCGTCACCGTTCATCCGCAGTCCACCATCCACTCGCTCGTGGAGTTCGTCGACGGCAGCATCCTCGCGCAGCTCTCCGTGACCGACATGCGCCTCCCCATCCTTTACGCCCTGGCGTATCCGGAGCGCGTGCCCTCCGACCTCACCTTCGACCTCGCCAGCCTGAGCTATCTCAACTTTTCGCCCCCGGATCTTGACCGCTTCCCCTGCCTGCGCCTAGCCTACGAGGCCGCTGCGGTTGGTGGATCCTCCTGCGTCGCCCTCAACGCTGCTGACGAAGTTGCAGTCGCCGCCTTCCTTAAGGGGGAGATCCCCTTCATGGGCATCCCGCGTACAATCGAGAAGGTGCTTACGGAGACTCCAGCAACCCATCCCGCGTCGATTGCCGAGGTGCTCGCGGTCGACGAATGGGCCCGGATATACGCCACGGGAGTCGTCCAAAGCTACAGGGCTGTTCGCGTTTGAGTCGCATCACGGATAGCTGGCAAGGGCTTCCCTTCTGGAAGCCAGAGGTTGAGATTTTATGATCGCTACGATCGTTGAGTTGTTAGTCGTTCTCGGAATCATGGTGCTGGTGCATGAGTTTGGCCACTTTGCCGTCGCCAAGCTCTGCGGTGTTCGCGTCGAAACCTTCGCCATCGGCTTCGGCAAGAAGCTCGTCGGCATCCGTCGCGGCGGCACCGATTACCAGATCAACGTCCTTCCGCTCGGCGGCTATGTCAAGATGTCGGGCGACACGCCCGGCGAAGCTCCCAGCGGCGATCCCGGCGACTTCAACGCGCATCCTCGCTGGCAGCGGATGCTGATCGCCCTGGCCGGCCCGGTCGCGAACTTCATCCTCGCGGTCTTCATCCTGACCATCGTCGCGATGTTTCACCACGAGATCGACGACTACCTCTCCGGCCCCGCCATCAACGACTACACCGTGCGCGACACCCCCGCCGCGAAGGCCGGTATCGGACCCGGCGACAGGATCGTCCACTACGTCGACGTCGACAATCCGGACTGGGAAGCGATCGCCATGCGGTCGCTGCTGAACATGAACCGCAACGTCCCCTTCTCGTACATCCACGATGGGAGACGGGTCGACACCACCATCCAGGTAGCCGCCACCGAAGCCGACGCCTCCTCGGGCGACATCATCGGCCTGCTCCAGCACCTCGGCGTCGTGCCGCGTGCGCAGAACATGCCCGTCACCGTCGTCGAAGTCGTGCCGAACATGCCCGCCGCCAAGGCTGGTCTGAAGCCAGGTGACCAGATCGTCTCGATCGATGGTGTCGAGGTCCACAGCGTCGCCATGCTGCTCGCCTACATGCAGGACGAGAAGGGCAAGCCTTCCCAGTTGGCGATCCTGCGCAACGGCGCGCCCCAGATCCTTCCCGTGACTCCGGAGCAGACCACCTCCGATGGAACCAAGGGCTACCGCCTCGGATTCACCTTCGTTCGCCCCCCGGTGCATGTTGATCGTCTGCCACTCGGCGCTGCCGTCGCCGAGTCCTCGCAGGAGAACCTGAAGTCCGCGATGATGATTCGCGATGTTCTGAAGGGTATGGCCGAGCGCCGTGTCTCGCCGAAGTCTCTGCAAGGCCCGATCGGTATCGGCCAGCAGGTCGGCATGGCCGCCCGCGACAGCATCTGGACGCTGCTCCGCCTGATGGCGATGATCTCGATCAACCTCGGCATCTTCAACCTGCTGCCCATACCGATCCTCGACGGCGGCATGATCCTTTTCCTGCTCATCGAGTCGGCCATGCGCCGCGATATCAATCAGCAGTTGAAGGAACGCGTCTACCAGGTCGCGTTCGTCTGCCTGGTCGTCTTCGCGGTGATGGTGATCTTCAACGACGTCACCAAGCTGCCCCTCTTCAGCAAGCTCAAGCCTTAAGGCCTCCATAAAAAACACGTCATCTCGACCGAAGCGACGGACAGCATCATCGTCCGTCGCGCAGTGGAGAGACCCCCGTATTTCGCTCTTGCTCTTGCCCCGGCACGACAACAACCAATGCGGGGGTCTCTCCACTCCGCTTCGCTCCGGTCGAGATGACGTTTTTTTGAGGGATGATGGGAACTACTTCACTTCAGCCGCCTTCAACTCCGCCGCAACCTCCGCCGCAGCCGCCCTCGCCTCATTCTCCTGCTCCGGCTTGAAGCTGATCGCTCCCACACGTGCGTGACCGCCGCCGCCATACCGCTCGCAGATCGCAGCGAGATTCACCAGGTGGCTCGGACCCAGCTTCGTCCAGGGGTTCGTCCCCACCGAGATCTTCGTCCGGAACGACGACTTGCTCAACCCCACCACATACGTCGCCTCAGGATGCAGGTAGTACGGGATGAACTTGCTATACCCTTCCGTCGGCTGATCGGTGATATCGAACGTCAACACACCCTTCTCGACCGTCGCGCGGCTCTTGATCAGCTCAATCGCACCAAGATGCTGCTGCATCAACGGCCCAAGAGCCTCCTGAATAAATGCCAACTCGACAATATCCCCCAGCGGCATCGAAGTTAGCAAAGGAATCAGCTTCGGGATAACCGTCGCATCCGGCGAGCTCTCGATGATCAGGGTCAATTTCATCGCCGGCTCGGCCATCTCCACCGCCGACTCCGCGCTCTCATACTTCGCCCCGTCGACGATGTTTGCCCAGTAGATCAGTTCCTTCAATGGCGCGATATCGAACCCAAAGTTGGTTGATGCGATATGCGCGATAAACCCAGTGCAGGAGATGTAGTTGGGATCGAAGAACTGTCGCAGCTTCTGCGATCCATCCGCCTGCCCGGCCTCGAAGTGGGCCTTGTACTCCGGCGTCAGAAACGCGCTTTGGTGATGGTCGAACCACCACGTCAGCTTCGGCGAAGGATCGTACTTGAAGTCGACGATCGCGTTCTCATCGCCCGTGAAATCCTCCTCATTCATCACACCGTTCGCCTTGTGGACCAACCCCTGGTAAGAGTAGGTGTCCACCGTGCGAATGCACTCGCGATGAAACCGCGTGAACAGCGAGGCGGAGCAGGCTCCGTCGAAACAATGATCGTGATAGAAAACCTGGCAGTTCACAGTGTTTTGATGTCCCTTCTCTCGCAGACGCACCCAGATCGACGGAACGAGGGTGCGAGCACCTGCGTATAGACTCCATCATAAGGAATAGAAGACTTTGAACGAAGAATCATCGCATCAGCCTCCCCAATCGACTCTCCAGACTGGTGGAGATTCTGCAGCAAGGGGTTTTTCGAGTTCCTCGCCCGACCCATTCGGCCTCTTCCTCGGCCCCGACGGTCTCCGGCCCGCATGGTGCCTGCTTCTCTTCCTCGCGATTGCCTACTGCGTCTATCTCTTCTCCGGCTCGATGCTCATCTCCGCGCCTGCAGTCTATCGGGCACTTCGCGCCACTGCCGGAAGGCCTTCGACGCTGCTCACGCTCCTGGTGAACGATGGCCCTCTGCTGCTGGCAGTCGTCGTCGCATCTTGGACCATGTCCGCCATTGAAGACCGTCCGATCGGCAGCTACGGCCTTGGAGGAGCGCGTCGAATCACTCTTCTCCTGGCCGGCTTCGCCTGGGGAGCAACCTCGCTCTCTCTGTTCCTCGCGTTCCTCTGGAAGGCAGGATGGCTGGTCTTCGACGGGCGCCTCCTCACTGGCGGTGAGATACCGAAACAGGCGGCGATCTGGATCGTAGGCTTCGCGCTCGTCAGCCTCACGGAGGAGTACACCATGCGCGGCTATCTCCAGTTCACCCTCGCCCACACCATCAGCGCCTTCTTCGACTCCAGTCTTGGAGCCAATCGCAGCCGCGCACTCGGGTTCTGGACGACCGCTCTGTTCCTCTCATTTCTCTTCGGCGCGGGCCATAGCAACAATCCAGGCGAATCGCCCATCGGCCTGCTCTCCGCAGGACTCATCGGTCTCGTCTTCTGTCTCTCACTTTGGCGGACGGGTTCGCTCTGGTGGGCGCTCGGATTCCACGCCTCGTGGGACTGGGCACAGTCATTCCTCTTCGGCGTAGCCGATAGCGGAACAATGGTCCAAGGGCACCTGCTCGCAACACATCCAGCAGGAAAAGTGCTGATGAGCGGTGGCGCGACCGGCCCGGAGGGGAGCATCTTCGTCCTGCCGGTTCTGGCAGCCGTGACCCTCATCGTGTTGCTCACCCTCCCGCAAAGGCAGTCCAGCGCATAACAAACTGCCAAACGACCCGTCATCTCGACCGAAGCATCGCGGTAGTATCGCGATGCGCAGTGGAGAGCCCCCCGCATTTCGCCCTTGCTTATCCAATTCTCACGACCGCCATATAGACTTTGGCTAAGCCCATGGACTCCAACTCACGCGCTCAAGAACTTCCAGCCTCCAACAGAATCTCGCCACGCAAGCCCCGCCGCGCAAAGCTCTGGCTCGCGGGCTTTGCCTTCCTTCTCTTCCTCCTCGTGATCGCGTCCATCTGCGGCTTCTTCTACGCGCGCCACTGGATGCGGGCCTCGCTGCACGACAGCCTCCCGCAGCTCGACGGCACGCTCACGGTCACGGGCCTCTCCGCGCCCGTCACCGTCGCACGCGACGCCCACGGTGTCCCCCACATCACCGCAGCCTCGATGGAAGACCTCGTCTTCGCCCAGGCCTACATCACCGCCAGCGACCGCCTCTGGCAGATGGACGCGCTGCGCCGCCACGCCGCCGGAACCCTCGCCGAGATCCTCGGCAGCGGTCTCGTCGAGCACGACACCATGCAGCGCACCCTGCAACTGCGAGCCGCCGCCGACCGCGCCCTCGCCATCCTTCCCGCCGACCAGAAACACTGGCTCGACGTCTACGCCGCTGGCGTCAATGCCTCCATCGCCGCACAGAACGATCACCTCCCAATCGAATTCAAGATCCTCCGCTATACGCCTGAACCCTGGACGCCGCGCGACTCCCTGCTCGTCGGTATCGCGATGTTCCAGGACCTAACCACCACCTTCCCTGACGAACTCGACCGCGAAGCGCTATCCGCAAAGCTCTCGCCCGACCTCCTCGCCGACCTCTATCCCGTGGGCTCCTGGCGCGACCATCCCGTCGGCCAGCCCGCCGTTGATCTCACCGCCCCGCAGCCCGAGATCGAACAGGTTCCGCTCGACGAGTCGCAAAGCCGTCTGAACTTCGAAGACCGCCTCCGGGAACTTCAACACGCTAAGGCCACGCTCGCCCAGGTCTCTGCCCGCTACGCCTGCGAAGGCTGCGTCTCAGGCTCGAACGGGTGGGCCGTCTCCGGCGCGAAGACCGCATCCGGCAAGCCGCTGCTCTCCAGCGACATGCACCTCTCGCATAATGTTCCCGGCATCTGGTACATGGCCAGTCTGGAGTCCGGCAGCTTTCACGTCTCCGGCGTGACGCTGCCCGGAACGCCGTTCGTCATCGTCGGCCACAACCAGCACGTCGCCTGGGGATTCACCAACCTCGGCGCGAAGGTGCAGGACCTCTATGTCGAACAGACTCGCGGTAGAGGTTCGAACGCGGAGTTCCAGACCACCGACGGAAGCTGGCATCCTCTGCTGCACCAGTCCGAAGTCATCAAGGTGAAGGGTGGCAAGGACATCGATCTCGACGTGACCTTGACCCTGCACGGCAACATGGCCACGCCGATCCTATCGCTCATCTATCCGCACGAGAAGCGCAAAGTCGCCCTGCGCTGGACGCTCTATGACCCTGCTAACGTCTCGTCGCCCTTCTTCGCCATCAACTCGGCCAGCGACTGGAAGAGCCTCTGCGCCGCCGCCTCGCTCTTCGGCGGCCCCGCGCAGAATCTGCAGTATGCCGACGATCAGGGCCATATCGGCTACCACGCCATCGGCCGCGTCCCAGTGCGCGGTTCCATGACCACGCCAACGCAATTGAGTCCCGTTCCCACCGATGGACGCGATCCCCTCGGCGAATGGGTCGGCTACATCCCCTTCGAGTCCATGCCGCAGTCCTACGATCCACCCGGTGGCATTGTCGCCACGGCAAACTCGCGCGTCACGCCCGACGGGTATCCATTCCCCATTACCCTCGACTGGGCCGAACCGTATCGCAACGAGCGCATCTGGAAGGTCCTCCAAGCAAAGTCGGGCCTCAAGCCAGCCGACATGCTCGCCCTGCAGACCGACGTCTACTCCGACTTCGACAAGGTCGTCGCCCAACGCCTCGCATACGCCATTGACCACGCAAACGTAGACTCAACCCATGACGCCGCCAAAGCGAAGCGCCTGCACAAGGCTGCCGATATCCTTCGCATCTGGGACGGCACCGTCGCCATCGATAGCTCAGCCGCCGCCATCACCGATGCCGCTCGCCGCGCCTTCTGGCCGCTCGTGCTTGGACCAAAGCTCGGTGTATCGGAAGCTCAAGCCTCAAGCACGGAGAAAGACAACCCGGTCAATCTCTACGGCTGGGGCGAGAAGCTCTACGCCGAGGAGCAGATCATCGTCCACCAACCCGCACGATGGCTCCCGGCAAAGGACGCGGACTGGAACGCGCTGCTCACCGCCGCCGTTGAGAAAGGGCTGGCCGACGAAAAGGCACCCTCCGACCTAGAGAAGTGGCACTACGGCAACGTCCGCCCAGTCGATATCGAACACCCCATCCTCTCGCAGTCTCCCGCGCTTCGCCTGATCCTGGGCATGCCCGTCGGCACTGGAGTTCAACCCCAAAGCGGCGACGGCTCCACGGTCAAGCAGGTAGGCCGCAAGTTCGGCCCGTCAGAACGACTCACCGTCGACTTTGGCGACCTCGATCAATCCACCCTGAACGTCGTGCTCGGCGAATCTCCCAACCCCGAGAGCCCATGGTTCATGGACCAATGGCCCTTCTGGTACCACGGCACTACCTTGCCCATGCCGTTCTCGCAAGCGGCCACAACCTCAGCGACGGCGCACACCCTCACTCTAACTCCGTAAGACCGGGTGCCCCATCCATACCGACAGCCTTATCGTCGGGATGGGTGGGAATGGAGCCAGCGATGTCCAAGGTAGTCTCAGTCAGCCTCAACGGCAAACACACCTTCAGCAAGAAGACTGCGGACCGGATCACCCTCCTGGCTGGACTTGGTGTTGAAGGGGACGCGCACTGCGGCGTTCTGGTAAAGCATCGCTACCACGTAAGGAAAGACCCGACACGACCCAACCTCTGCCAGGTCCACCTCCTGCACGCAGAGCTCTTCACCGAACTCGCCGCGAAGGGAATCGCCATCGCCCCCGGCGATATGGGTGAAAATGTCACCACCTCTGGCCTAGACCTGCTCAGCCTTCCCACCAGCACTTTGCTCAAGATCGGCGCAAGCGCGGTCGTCGAAATCACCGGTCTTCGCAATCCCTGCATACAGATGAACGATCTCCGCCCTGGCCTGATGCATGCGGTGATCGAGCACAACCGCGGCAGCAAGCCCCGCATGAAGGCCGGCATCATGGGCATTGTGATCGCGGGCGGTGTTGTCCAACCCGGCGACACCATCCAAGTCGAACTGCCACCGCAACCTTGGCGTCCGATGGTCTGCATCTGAAAAGCCACCACTCCAAATGAAACGTCATCTCGACCAAAGCCCGCGCTCTTGCAGGCGCAGTGGAGAGAACCCATCCCCATTGAATCGTCATCTCGACCGGAGCCGTGCAGCCTTACCGCACGGCGCAGTGGAGAGACCCCCGCATTGGCATTTGCTGTTGTCTTTTTCGTCCTTACTTTTGTTGTCATTCCTGTAGGCATCTGCGGTAATCCCGTGGCCTCAACGAGGCGAAACAGGCAACCACAACAGCCAATGCGGGGGTCTCTCCACTCCGCTGCGCTCCGGTCGAGATGACGTGTTTCTTGGGCGGTCGTAAAGAGTAGATGGAGAATGGTTTCTTACATCCCACCCCGCATACGATACCCTGTGACTCATGCGCCGCGGCCCGATTCCACTCGCCTTCTACCTGGTCCCCACCGCAGCGTTCCTCGCCGTCCTTCCTCTCATCCTTCACGGCTGCTCCTGCGGCCACGACTTCGACTTCCATCTCGTCAGTTGGATGGAAGCCGCAGCGCAGTTCAAGGCTGGCAACCTGCACCCCTCATGGGCCTTCTCTCCCGCATGGAACGCTGGTGAACCGCGCTTCGTCTTCTACCCTCCCATCTCCTGGACGCTCGGCGCGATGCTCGGCCTGGTGCGCTGGTCGACAGCGCCCATCGCATATACCTGGATCGCCCTCGCTGCATCCGGCTTCGCCATGTACTCCCTCGCGCGAACACTCAAAGTCAGCGAGCACGCAGCCCTCATCGCCTCGCTGGTCTATCTTGCGAATCCCTACATGCTCTTCACCGCGTACGAGCGCACGGCTTACGCCGAACTGCTCGCCG
Coding sequences within it:
- a CDS encoding MOSC domain-containing protein, yielding MSKVVSVSLNGKHTFSKKTADRITLLAGLGVEGDAHCGVLVKHRYHVRKDPTRPNLCQVHLLHAELFTELAAKGIAIAPGDMGENVTTSGLDLLSLPTSTLLKIGASAVVEITGLRNPCIQMNDLRPGLMHAVIEHNRGSKPRMKAGIMGIVIAGGVVQPGDTIQVELPPQPWRPMVCI
- a CDS encoding penicillin acylase family protein, which produces MDSNSRAQELPASNRISPRKPRRAKLWLAGFAFLLFLLVIASICGFFYARHWMRASLHDSLPQLDGTLTVTGLSAPVTVARDAHGVPHITAASMEDLVFAQAYITASDRLWQMDALRRHAAGTLAEILGSGLVEHDTMQRTLQLRAAADRALAILPADQKHWLDVYAAGVNASIAAQNDHLPIEFKILRYTPEPWTPRDSLLVGIAMFQDLTTTFPDELDREALSAKLSPDLLADLYPVGSWRDHPVGQPAVDLTAPQPEIEQVPLDESQSRLNFEDRLRELQHAKATLAQVSARYACEGCVSGSNGWAVSGAKTASGKPLLSSDMHLSHNVPGIWYMASLESGSFHVSGVTLPGTPFVIVGHNQHVAWGFTNLGAKVQDLYVEQTRGRGSNAEFQTTDGSWHPLLHQSEVIKVKGGKDIDLDVTLTLHGNMATPILSLIYPHEKRKVALRWTLYDPANVSSPFFAINSASDWKSLCAAASLFGGPAQNLQYADDQGHIGYHAIGRVPVRGSMTTPTQLSPVPTDGRDPLGEWVGYIPFESMPQSYDPPGGIVATANSRVTPDGYPFPITLDWAEPYRNERIWKVLQAKSGLKPADMLALQTDVYSDFDKVVAQRLAYAIDHANVDSTHDAAKAKRLHKAADILRIWDGTVAIDSSAAAITDAARRAFWPLVLGPKLGVSEAQASSTEKDNPVNLYGWGEKLYAEEQIIVHQPARWLPAKDADWNALLTAAVEKGLADEKAPSDLEKWHYGNVRPVDIEHPILSQSPALRLILGMPVGTGVQPQSGDGSTVKQVGRKFGPSERLTVDFGDLDQSTLNVVLGESPNPESPWFMDQWPFWYHGTTLPMPFSQAATTSATAHTLTLTP